The Rhopalosiphum maidis isolate BTI-1 chromosome 2, ASM367621v3, whole genome shotgun sequence genome segment GAAAAATCAGCTGTTTCGTGgatatttatactgtatattatattttaaaatggttatttagtcacgaataaaaaaacgatatttaaaactatattttaaatataattttattcacgaataaaactataatttagtttgagtataaatgtaataaataaataataataattaatatataattaaattgtatacacacCGACAATATAATTGAGGTTTATTCATACTGCATTTGCTGCAACTATTGTTTTCATCGAGACATCGATCGGTAGAGCAATCATTCAACAGCGACGTACAGGCCTATAAGTACAGTGAAGTagtatgtataggtaataggtatatactatatatacatttaaaaaatatgaatttattgttatccGCATTGcgtttgtattatatgtacgtCGACCGCTGTAGCagtataactgttataatagaatataatatataaatatatacattatacacattatattatataatatttaaggtcacaatctatagtataataaatagaagatTCTACCAGGTACGTCATTTAGGGGAGTAGGAGCGATCGTCCCCCTTCAAAATATcgcattttaactattaattaataaaaaaaaaaaacattttttaagtctTAACTATTATGAAAAAGGTTAATCTTccccacaaaaaaatagataaataagcACCTTTTTACGTGCCTGCCTTCTACTGTAAACATAGtctcaaagtttcaagatctcACTTTTCAACTTACACGAAAATGTGTCAATaaccgatttttttaaatttatatttttaattataattttgaataatagtttctttattatatagaatcaaaattattacgatccatagtatttattagtttaacttaaaataattaaaaataataacaacaacgtttttgttttaaaaatataagatggcatataattaatattttgataatattattacgtaaatgttaaattgtattaccatATTGCCGTATTGGTAAGGGCTGACAAAActgatagaaaattatatatgagtatatgacaaagattaatcatttttcagcgtacatattatataaaaaaatctttacatGGCACGCCCTGTaccacacataatataatttgtatatgtatatagggtATAACAGCTGCGCATTgcggaaaaataattttctgctGTTCCGTTTTTCAGGACCAAATATTTGTATCTTAAATTCctacataatacatagtatacacAGAACATAGcacgatttttatatttataaaaacattataagccatatatattttcaaatactttgatttctttttttgatttaattatagttttatattttatggtaataGCAACTCTTTTTTTCcaacaaaacagttttttttttactaataattgttaagtatagatatttttttttgaaaactttaatGTATCACCATTTTGCCAGATCATCTAAGCCGACAtttgaacaaatataatttctgaGTTATTAATccttatgtattaaaaaatattataatagtccatgctatttataagtttagaattttttatttagaagatATTATTTGGGGTTAATGATTATTTGTgcattttgaatattacattaattaataataatcgattaacattttaaaatttgtaactaTTGTctgaatataataagtaatacagctaatctaaaatatattaaatatctaatttattgtattttgtgcAAAACCAATATTCAGGAATCTTGAGTATATAAAggcttataatgttaaatatgtaGCTCAAAATTTGTTCGtttgcatttttgaatttaaatgtattcaacaTTTACAGAAAAATCATCTACTCAACaactttcattaaaaaatgtttttaaaaaaaatcagggttttaataaatacattaaagaaTGATAAAAAGGGTGAGCAATGAGTGTACTTGGTGAATCACTCTTTTTAAGGGTGTGCGAAAGGGTGTTATAATCACATCGTTTTGTGTCATAGAGGGTTGAGCATTACTCACATAaaggttattttatatagggtTTTGTAGGGAAAATATTACGACTATTtatgtatcaatattataatattaagattttagatattttagatgtctatataaatataaatgttttatacggTTGAATCATGGTTGATAGTTGAGAGCTGGTGACAAGAATCGTCACTCCAACCAAAATATTCGGTCTTAGACGATTCTCCTCCGCTAGTGGGGCACTGCTGACAGCCATCACAATTGCTTGTCATGTTTTGTGTAGTTTTGGTTATCATTTGTGGCATTTTATTGTCTCTATAGTTATCGAACGACGCTTCCAATCGATCGAATATGAGCGTGGACATTAGATCTTTCCATTTCACACCATCCTGAGTGCTGTTCAACCTACAATTGCCTTCGTCTGGATTTTGCTACGTAAAATTAATGACCACAGTGGTACtcgttgtataatttataatatatagcttatacatatgatatacctttattataaatagcgtattatactattatggaaatatgacaattttacattaaaattatctatgaaTGTGTTATATCATTGTGATACCACCatacactctgtatataacCGCACAGggcataaattatgatttaggaATACCTGACGATTGTGtatatgtaaacaaatatttaaatatataatacactaaaaTGTCAGATACTCAGATGTTAAATAGTATTGAACTCTGTAGTCATCTGTAcagaatatttatcatttaatacataaaatataccatgACTGAAATGCatcataactatttttaattaatttaatgattattaatttaattgcaaGCCGAAGaggataatgataataaacttAGTAAAACGATATACATAAACGTCGGTATCAAACGGATTGTACAGGAAATATGCCTCTCGAGACGAATAGAATTAATTTGAAAGGGATCTTACCGGATTTTCATcggccattatattatacagacctCTACACGTTGTTtcgttgttttataatatgattttagtatatttatttacgtcacggtgtaattattattattatttgtctcgGTGTacgtacataattttaacttaaaggtttggaataaaagaaaaatttaaaaatattttaataatcactaTGTAACATGTAATAgttgatttgtttattttatgaaaaataaaaaacgcgaTTCCGTTGTcacactaattattaatattttctcgtTCGAATAACCCGCCGACGAAGGTTGGTCACACTGTACCGCGGCGTCTGCTTAGGTCGGCTCACTGTGTTTACATTCGATTTTTTctcatctaatattttaatcttcacTTTTGGCTTTCTGCAGCAGCGCCAGCCAGCATATCTGCATATCGCGAAACGCTACCCTAGGCTCTCCTTcgttatagatattaatattgaattccgGTCGTCGACTCGTAGGCTCGTAGTGGAGACGTAGACCGTAGTCTGTTGCCGAACGACAGAACTGTGTCATATCTGAATTCATAGCGATTAATGAGTACAATTTTCCAATTTCTGTGTCATCAAGCACTTCCTTACCGGAAATAAAAGTCGTAAAGTTTACTCGCTGAATAAGTTCACCAGCCATTGAGATTGATGTCTCGTTCGTATCACGtatctttataaatgtaagtaacaaaattaaataataaaaataatatagtttatcaaATTTGTAGTTTGTAGCTTATAAGTAGTattcctgttttttttttttttaatttcatagttagcaaaaattattttttatttcgattattttcatgactagaaattataaatatcttggtctatagtatatttatacgttagctggcttgatttttttttcccgtAATAGTATTGTGTAGgagttatttagtatttttgggGTGTCCAAAGGTGGGTTGACAATGTTTTGTACCAAGATGGGGGTCTTATATACAGTTAGGGCATACAtatccatttttaattaataggaaTAGGATTTTTGTAAGTTACAAAAAGAAACCagttatgtttttgtttttgtgctAGCTTGTTGTGTAGAAAACATGCAGAACCAAGAGCATTTGCTACAAGAGATTGAGGGCATTGATGATTACTGGGGCCCAACATTCCGAGCCATATACGACCAAGATGACGACAGTCGCAAATTCATTGACACTTTGGACAACCGCATTAAGCAGTACGACAAAGAAATTGAACGTATGTGCAATTTCTATTACCAAGGATTTATAGATTCTATTAGAGAATTGCAGCAAGTAGAAAATCAAGCatctaaattgaaaaaacaagTTGTTCAACTAAATTCAAATGTACAAACCATTGTTGCTGAAGTCACAAGTGCTGGTGAAGAGTTGGTTAAAGCTAGACAagtggaaaataatattcaaatggcTATCAATAGCTTATCTTTATGTTTGCCTGCACTTTCTTCTTAcagtaaattacaaaaacaaatggCTGACAAACGCTATTATCCTGCCTTAAAAACCTTAGAACAACttgaacaattatatttgCCACAAGTAtctcattataaattttttagacAAATGATAGAGAAAATTCCTAAGCTCAGAGAAAATATCAAAGAGTCATCCATGTcagatttaaattgttttttagaaaCCATACGAAAATTTTCTTCCAAAGTTGGTGAAGCTGCTATGAAACATAGTGTTGAACAACAAAACTTTGATTTTGGTTTAACTAAATTGAAGAAGAAAAAAGATTCACCAGAAGATAACTCTGACGATGAAGATTCATTGAGTGCACAAGACCTTATTGATTTTTCACCTGTTTATCGCTGTCTTCATATTTGTACTGTATTGTCTTCAAGAGACACCTTTGATGCTTATTACAGGCAACAAAGAAGAGAACAAGCACTTTTAACTCTACATCCTCCTAACAACATGCACGAATCTATTGCaagctattgttattatttacaatgcaTTGTCGGATTTTTTGTTGTAGAAGATCATGTATTAAACACTGGTAATGGATTGTTGACAAGACCTTATTTAGAAGATTTGTGGAAAATGGCTTCTGATAAGGTAGTAAGCATAATGAGAACAAATACCGCGTACTGTACTGATGCAAATTTACTCTTAAGaattaaagatttaattatggttttttGCATAACTCTTAGAAGTTATGGATATCCTGTTAAGAACTATATGGAATTGTTACACGAAATACAAGAACATTACAATGAAATACTTATGCAAAAATGGGTTCAAGTGTTTcgggatattttatatagagaAACTTTTTGTCATCTTGAGGTTGACAATCAAGATCAATACGATAATGTTGTTCGGACTTTTCCATATCAAGATGATCAATTAGAATCTTCTACATTTCCTAGAAAATTTCCATTTTCTTCAATGGTGCCTAGTGTTTATGACCAAGTAAAACAGTTTATATTTGCTTGTCTAAAGTTTTCAAATGACCTAAATTTTAGTGAAGGTGAAGTAGATGAAATGGTTCAAAAATCTACCAAATTACTATTATCTCGAACTTTTAGTGGATGTTTGTCTTCTGCATTTCACCAACCACGACTTGGGCTTTTACAAGTAATACAGATTATTGTTGACACTggatatttagaaaaatcatcaaaatcaATTCAACAGTTTGTATCTGAAGCAACTGGGTCTACTGGTGGCACTGTTGGTGATGATGCAGGCATAACATTGGGTGTGGCTAGAAATGATGCTGAACATCACATGtatgataaaatgaaattaaaattgaatgaattTTTGGATTTAGAAGACTACGATTGGATGTTAGTCGAACCAACTGGTCAAGCTTCTTCGTTCGTtactgatttaataaatttcctAAGAGTTGTTTTTAAT includes the following:
- the LOC113552624 gene encoding uncharacterized protein LOC113552624, with amino-acid sequence MADENPQNPDEGNCRLNSTQDGVKWKDLMSTLIFDRLEASFDNYRDNKMPQMITKTTQNMTSNCDGCQQCPTSGGESSKTEYFGWSDDSCHQLSTINHDSTACTSLLNDCSTDRCLDENNSCSKCSMNKPQLYCRTNHSNSKESISEKIKKNETENIKQQVEILRKRVECMLKMNYQLQSELKKTIRANLLMEQYISWPYSVNNGKLEFPGKNDLDQRFDYLFKELEKIRNDLKPIQNDKYIVSKLEKILHISQLKCLNTCNKYVDKK
- the LOC113554907 gene encoding exocyst complex component 6, which gives rise to MQNQEHLLQEIEGIDDYWGPTFRAIYDQDDDSRKFIDTLDNRIKQYDKEIERMCNFYYQGFIDSIRELQQVENQASKLKKQVVQLNSNVQTIVAEVTSAGEELVKARQVENNIQMAINSLSLCLPALSSYSKLQKQMADKRYYPALKTLEQLEQLYLPQVSHYKFFRQMIEKIPKLRENIKESSMSDLNCFLETIRKFSSKVGEAAMKHSVEQQNFDFGLTKLKKKKDSPEDNSDDEDSLSAQDLIDFSPVYRCLHICTVLSSRDTFDAYYRQQRREQALLTLHPPNNMHESIASYCYYLQCIVGFFVVEDHVLNTGNGLLTRPYLEDLWKMASDKVVSIMRTNTAYCTDANLLLRIKDLIMVFCITLRSYGYPVKNYMELLHEIQEHYNEILMQKWVQVFRDILYRETFCHLEVDNQDQYDNVVRTFPYQDDQLESSTFPRKFPFSSMVPSVYDQVKQFIFACLKFSNDLNFSEGEVDEMVQKSTKLLLSRTFSGCLSSAFHQPRLGLLQVIQIIVDTGYLEKSSKSIQQFVSEATGSTGGTVGDDAGITLGVARNDAEHHMYDKMKLKLNEFLDLEDYDWMLVEPTGQASSFVTDLINFLRVVFNALRNLTEEVSVHVCQVAFEHISKSILNLLLSDDIKQLSMGALNQLNLDVIQCELFAASEPVGKTDEPDFSQHFAPLRQLLDLLLSWDWSTYFHDYGQETSKYSHVKPTTAIIVLEKLKEADKKSVFSVLKKSERDKKKLLETVLKQLKQLAITVQQ